Proteins from a single region of Methanoculleus horonobensis:
- a CDS encoding tRNA(His) guanylyltransferase Thg1 family protein, whose translation MDTGDREIFSNLTIFPPVFLRLDGRAFHRLTRVHNLKKPFDPAFNESMRSVCRYLLTGSGLSPVFAYTFSDEISLYFSTLPFSGRVEKLDSVTAAAAASKLTIELGCTEPLAFDARTIPAAGEFAVEYLVSRQNEAWRNHINAYCQNALVCEGMTTRQAAAALRGMQSEAMHEMMFERGVNLAATPAWQRRGTLLYRDECIKEGYNPLTGETVEAVRACIREPEETPLFSTPEGAALIRSLTGA comes from the coding sequence ATGGATACCGGGGATCGCGAGATCTTCTCGAACCTCACGATCTTCCCCCCTGTTTTTCTCCGACTCGACGGTCGCGCCTTTCACCGCCTGACACGTGTGCATAACCTCAAAAAACCGTTCGATCCCGCCTTCAACGAGAGCATGCGGTCGGTCTGCCGCTACCTCCTCACCGGGAGCGGTCTTTCCCCCGTATTCGCTTACACCTTCTCCGACGAGATCAGCCTCTACTTCTCGACGCTGCCGTTCTCCGGGCGGGTGGAGAAACTCGACTCCGTGACCGCCGCGGCTGCGGCGAGCAAACTCACGATCGAACTCGGGTGCACCGAACCCCTTGCGTTCGATGCCCGGACGATCCCTGCGGCGGGAGAGTTTGCGGTCGAATACCTTGTCTCGCGTCAGAACGAAGCGTGGCGCAACCACATCAACGCCTACTGCCAGAACGCGCTCGTCTGTGAGGGGATGACCACCCGTCAGGCCGCCGCGGCGCTCCGGGGGATGCAGTCCGAAGCCATGCACGAGATGATGTTCGAGCGGGGCGTCAACCTGGCGGCAACGCCGGCGTGGCAGCGGCGGGGGACGCTCCTCTACCGGGACGAGTGCATAAAAGAGGGGTATAACCCCCTGACGGGGGAGACCGTCGAGGCTGTACGGGCCTGCATCCGGGAACCGGAGGAGACGCCTCTCTTCTCCACCCCGGAGGGCGCGGCCCTGATCCGGTCACTCACCGGCGCGTGA
- a CDS encoding radical SAM protein, which yields MTSNALIIDGYVDEPACLGVAPYISPYIREVAGVLAGHGYAARYVTIDQVRADPSIVAGYGRGDLVVMIAGLTVPGAYIGGKPATLTEIQQLGILLRQPTTAIGGPIAFGYAPGGGKKAIRQAIAGFDVTLSGSPAVALDTWLSGGEPAGAGDYSLTDPWCAAGAGIIVQHPAFPYVMCELETATGCSRATVGGCSFCTEPFYGLPRYRSIEGIAAEVAALHAAGARHFRLGRQPDLLAYKSSGGGEFPLPRPEALEALFSAVRENAPDLKTLHIDNINPGTIARHEDAARAALGVIVAGHTPGDTAAFGMETADPAVVAANNLKAMPDDVFRAIEVVNEVGGKRTKGIPELLPGLNFIVGLAGETPATFDANEAFLRRVLDAGLLVRRVNIRQVMPFEGTKAYEENTLGRHDARFRSFKEWARKEFDEPMLRRVFPVGTVLSEVVVEVTGKPSFGRQMGSYPILVGIPLDLAERAVIDAVVVDWGMRSVTALPCPVEVNTLPVAALRWIPGVGKKRAATIAARRPFKSLEEFREVAGETGIEDVMRF from the coding sequence ATGACCTCTAACGCCCTCATCATCGACGGCTACGTCGACGAGCCCGCTTGCCTCGGCGTCGCGCCCTATATCTCCCCGTACATCCGCGAGGTCGCCGGCGTCCTCGCCGGGCACGGCTATGCCGCCCGCTACGTCACCATCGACCAGGTCCGGGCCGATCCCTCGATCGTCGCCGGCTACGGCCGCGGCGATCTCGTGGTGATGATCGCCGGGCTGACGGTGCCGGGGGCCTACATCGGGGGGAAGCCCGCGACCCTGACGGAGATCCAGCAGCTCGGGATCCTGCTCCGGCAGCCGACCACGGCGATCGGCGGGCCGATTGCCTTCGGCTACGCTCCCGGAGGCGGGAAGAAGGCGATCCGGCAGGCGATAGCCGGGTTCGACGTCACGCTCTCGGGGTCGCCTGCGGTCGCGCTGGATACCTGGCTCTCGGGCGGCGAGCCTGCCGGGGCGGGCGATTACTCTCTGACCGATCCCTGGTGCGCGGCGGGTGCCGGTATCATCGTACAGCACCCGGCGTTCCCCTACGTAATGTGCGAACTCGAGACCGCGACCGGGTGCTCGCGGGCGACGGTCGGGGGGTGCTCGTTCTGCACCGAGCCGTTCTACGGGCTCCCGCGCTACCGGAGCATCGAGGGGATTGCGGCGGAGGTGGCGGCGCTCCATGCGGCGGGCGCACGCCACTTCAGGCTCGGCCGGCAACCGGACCTCCTCGCCTACAAAAGCAGCGGCGGCGGGGAGTTCCCGCTCCCGCGCCCCGAAGCACTCGAAGCACTCTTCTCGGCCGTCCGGGAGAACGCCCCGGATCTCAAAACCCTGCACATCGACAACATCAACCCGGGCACCATCGCCCGGCACGAGGATGCGGCACGGGCGGCGCTCGGGGTGATCGTCGCCGGCCACACCCCCGGCGACACCGCGGCGTTCGGGATGGAGACCGCCGATCCGGCGGTTGTCGCGGCCAACAACCTCAAGGCCATGCCGGACGATGTCTTCCGCGCGATCGAGGTCGTGAACGAGGTCGGGGGGAAGCGGACGAAGGGTATCCCGGAGCTCCTTCCGGGCCTGAACTTCATCGTCGGTCTTGCAGGGGAGACGCCGGCGACGTTCGACGCAAACGAGGCGTTCCTCCGCCGGGTGCTCGATGCCGGTCTTCTCGTGCGGCGGGTGAACATCCGGCAGGTGATGCCGTTCGAGGGAACGAAGGCTTACGAGGAGAACACCCTCGGAAGGCACGACGCCCGGTTCCGCTCCTTCAAGGAGTGGGCGCGGAAGGAGTTCGACGAACCGATGCTCCGCCGGGTCTTCCCCGTCGGCACCGTCCTTTCGGAGGTCGTCGTCGAAGTCACGGGCAAGCCGTCGTTCGGCCGGCAGATGGGCTCGTACCCCATCCTCGTCGGAATCCCCCTCGACCTCGCGGAAAGGGCGGTAATCGACGCTGTCGTGGTCGACTGGGGGATGCGGTCGGTGACGGCCCTCCCCTGTCCGGTGGAGGTCAACACCCTGCCGGTAGCGGCGCTCCGGTGGATCCCGGGGGTGGGGAAGAAGAGGGCCGCGACGATCGCCGCCCGCCGGCCTTTTAAGAGCCTTGAAGAGTTCCGTGAGGTCGCGGGGGAGACGGGGATCGAGGACGTGATGAGGTTTTAG
- a CDS encoding 6-hydroxymethylpterin diphosphokinase MptE-like protein, translated as MRFSDWEPHYTAILEYFGFEREADEAAARLLADLARRDDLGLLEALIRGRPVTVCGNAPSLPGELDRIEGTILAADAAAEVLADHGIRPDAVFTDLDGATDVFIDLSEQGTVMVVHAHGDNLPLLRHWVPRITGPLVATTQAAPLAHVHNFGGFTDGDRAVFAADELGAASVRIVGFDLADKNVDPLKRGKLYWAGQLLHLIGYDL; from the coding sequence ATGAGGTTCTCGGACTGGGAGCCTCACTACACCGCAATTTTAGAGTATTTCGGATTCGAGCGCGAGGCGGACGAGGCGGCCGCCCGTCTGCTCGCGGATCTTGCCAGGCGCGACGATCTCGGGCTGCTTGAGGCGCTCATCCGGGGGAGGCCGGTGACGGTCTGTGGGAACGCCCCATCCCTTCCCGGGGAGCTCGACCGGATCGAGGGGACGATCCTTGCCGCCGACGCGGCGGCGGAGGTGCTCGCGGATCACGGTATCCGGCCGGACGCGGTCTTCACCGACCTCGACGGGGCGACGGACGTCTTCATCGACCTCTCGGAGCAGGGGACGGTGATGGTCGTGCACGCCCACGGCGACAACCTTCCGCTCCTCCGCCACTGGGTTCCGCGTATAACGGGGCCGCTCGTCGCGACCACGCAGGCGGCACCGCTCGCGCACGTCCACAACTTCGGCGGGTTTACCGACGGCGACCGGGCGGTCTTTGCCGCCGACGAACTCGGGGCGGCGAGCGTCCGGATCGTCGGGTTCGATCTCGCCGACAAGAACGTCGATCCCCTCAAGCGGGGAAAACTCTACTGGGCGGGGCAACTCCTCCATCTGATCGGGTATGACCTCTAA
- a CDS encoding molybdopterin biosynthesis protein, producing the protein MVRRYLSVISLAEARELLKASFSAVPGVVRVPVNVGAVGRITAEPIFARFSVPAIHLSAMDGIAVKSADTVGASEQRPVTLPDAARVNTGNIVPPGYDAVIMIEDVWVESKPDGETYTVRKSVSPWQHIRPVGEDIGESEMILPRGHRIRPHDLGALANYGVTEVAVTRLRAGLIPTGSELVPAGEMPPPGKVVESNTLMAASVLAEAGVETHRYGIVPDDYGMIREAVRRGVAENDILFVSAGSSAGTRDYTADIIADLGEVLAHGVAIKPGKPVIVGRIEGKPVIGLPGYPLAAATVLRELVMPLVARYGLFVREPERVAARLTTSLHSDIGTDEFVLLSAGRIGDRWVAVPQSRGAGVQMSAVRANGYMQIPSQKEGVEVGETVDVRLAVPRAEAEEAVLVTGSHDPALDHLADLVRPRGVDIHSTHTGSMGGVIALKKQECHAAPMHLLAPDGTYNVHYLERYIPGADLVLLCVAERQQGVISREGLGFEELPGRTFVNRQRGSGTRMLLDHHLAQRGIDPRSIPGYEREVTTHLAVALAVRTGEVDAGMGVYSAAKALGLAFVPVATERYELAMHREMLDDPRIAALVETVSSEAFKKILRDLGGYETAGTGVLRELRG; encoded by the coding sequence GTGGTGAGGCGTTACCTCTCGGTGATATCGCTCGCGGAGGCGCGGGAGTTACTCAAAGCCTCCTTTTCGGCGGTTCCGGGAGTCGTCCGCGTCCCGGTGAATGTCGGGGCGGTGGGGAGGATCACCGCAGAGCCCATCTTCGCCCGGTTCTCGGTCCCCGCCATCCACCTCTCGGCGATGGACGGGATCGCGGTCAAGAGCGCCGATACCGTCGGCGCGAGCGAGCAGCGGCCGGTGACCCTCCCGGACGCGGCGCGGGTCAATACCGGAAACATCGTTCCGCCCGGCTACGATGCAGTGATCATGATCGAGGACGTCTGGGTCGAGTCGAAGCCTGACGGCGAGACCTACACCGTCCGGAAGTCAGTCAGCCCCTGGCAGCACATCCGCCCGGTCGGCGAGGATATCGGGGAGTCGGAGATGATCCTCCCGAGGGGGCACCGGATCCGGCCGCACGACCTCGGGGCGCTCGCAAACTACGGCGTCACGGAGGTTGCGGTCACGAGGCTCCGGGCCGGCCTGATCCCCACCGGGAGCGAACTCGTGCCGGCAGGCGAGATGCCTCCGCCCGGGAAGGTGGTGGAGAGCAACACCCTGATGGCCGCGTCCGTCCTCGCGGAGGCGGGCGTGGAGACGCACCGCTACGGGATCGTCCCGGACGACTACGGGATGATCCGGGAGGCGGTCAGGCGCGGTGTCGCGGAGAACGACATCCTCTTCGTCTCGGCGGGGTCGTCCGCCGGAACGCGGGACTACACCGCCGACATCATCGCGGATCTCGGCGAGGTGCTGGCGCACGGGGTCGCCATCAAACCCGGAAAGCCGGTGATCGTCGGGAGGATCGAGGGAAAGCCGGTGATCGGGCTTCCCGGCTATCCCCTTGCCGCTGCGACGGTGCTCCGCGAGCTCGTGATGCCGCTCGTCGCCCGCTACGGCCTCTTTGTCCGCGAGCCCGAACGCGTCGCCGCCCGGCTGACCACAAGCCTCCACTCCGATATCGGGACCGACGAGTTCGTCCTCCTCTCGGCAGGAAGGATCGGCGACCGCTGGGTGGCGGTGCCGCAGTCACGGGGAGCGGGCGTTCAGATGAGCGCGGTGCGGGCGAACGGATACATGCAGATTCCGTCGCAGAAGGAGGGGGTCGAGGTGGGGGAGACCGTGGACGTCCGGCTCGCCGTCCCCCGCGCGGAGGCGGAGGAGGCGGTGCTCGTCACCGGCAGCCACGACCCCGCCCTCGACCACCTGGCCGACCTGGTGCGGCCGCGCGGCGTCGATATCCACTCCACCCACACGGGAAGCATGGGCGGGGTGATTGCATTGAAGAAGCAGGAGTGCCACGCGGCCCCGATGCACCTCCTCGCCCCCGACGGCACCTACAACGTCCATTACCTGGAGCGCTACATACCGGGCGCCGATCTCGTCCTCCTCTGCGTGGCGGAGCGCCAGCAGGGCGTCATCTCCCGCGAGGGCCTCGGGTTCGAGGAACTGCCCGGCCGGACGTTCGTCAACCGGCAGAGGGGATCGGGGACACGGATGCTGCTTGACCACCATCTTGCACAGCGCGGGATCGACCCGAGATCCATCCCCGGCTACGAGCGGGAGGTGACGACGCACCTTGCGGTGGCGCTTGCCGTCCGGACCGGGGAGGTCGACGCGGGGATGGGGGTCTACAGCGCCGCCAAAGCACTCGGTCTCGCGTTCGTCCCGGTGGCGACGGAGCGTTACGAACTCGCGATGCACCGCGAGATGCTCGATGACCCGCGGATCGCGGCCCTCGTCGAGACCGTCTCCTCGGAGGCGTTCAAGAAGATTCTCCGGGATCTCGGGGGCTACGAGACGGCCGGGACAGGCGTGCTGCGCGAACTGCGAGGATGA
- a CDS encoding CBS domain-containing protein — translation MEASLQIGTLAGIPVKLHWSFLLVIPLFAWIIGSQIVLTTELIQALFGVPIDMTLITEGFNPYILGIVVALGLFFGVFIHEMAHSLIAKAKGIEIHSITLLILGGVSQMEETMPDPKIELPMALAGPMTSLAVGIISAALVYVVAAINLDPGVAGVLIFTFGYLGLLNVLLFGFNLLPAFPMDGGRVLRAWLARRMPLSRATRIAADVGKGFAVLFGIVGLLLLNPILIIIAFFIYIGANQEATFLRYNVLLQDVTVADAMSSPVVTVEPTLPLPRVVDMMYETKHLGFPVVDRGSLVGIIALADVHKISPIDREAMQVRDVMTRNPTALPPSAPLIDALRIITGQEIGRIPVVENDTLVGIVTRTDVLRVMELREEE, via the coding sequence ATGGAAGCGTCGCTACAGATCGGCACCCTGGCCGGGATTCCGGTCAAACTGCACTGGAGTTTCCTCCTGGTGATCCCCCTCTTCGCCTGGATCATCGGGAGCCAGATCGTGCTCACGACCGAGTTGATCCAGGCACTCTTCGGTGTCCCTATCGATATGACGCTGATCACGGAGGGGTTCAACCCCTATATTCTCGGGATCGTCGTGGCGCTCGGCCTCTTCTTCGGCGTCTTCATTCACGAGATGGCTCACTCGCTCATCGCGAAAGCGAAGGGGATCGAGATCCATAGCATCACGCTCCTCATCCTCGGCGGCGTCTCCCAGATGGAGGAGACGATGCCGGATCCGAAGATCGAACTTCCCATGGCGCTCGCGGGACCGATGACGAGCCTTGCGGTCGGCATCATCTCCGCCGCCCTCGTCTATGTCGTTGCGGCGATCAATCTGGATCCGGGAGTCGCCGGCGTCCTGATCTTCACCTTCGGCTACCTCGGGCTCCTGAACGTCCTGCTCTTCGGGTTCAACCTCCTCCCGGCGTTCCCCATGGACGGAGGACGGGTGCTGCGGGCATGGCTCGCCCGCCGGATGCCGCTCTCCCGTGCGACCCGGATCGCCGCCGACGTCGGGAAAGGGTTCGCCGTCCTCTTCGGGATCGTGGGGCTCCTGCTCCTGAATCCCATCCTGATCATCATCGCCTTCTTCATCTACATCGGGGCGAACCAGGAGGCCACGTTCCTCCGCTACAACGTCCTGCTGCAGGATGTCACGGTCGCCGACGCGATGAGCAGCCCCGTCGTCACCGTGGAACCGACGTTGCCGCTGCCCCGGGTGGTGGACATGATGTACGAGACGAAGCACCTCGGATTCCCGGTGGTGGATAGGGGATCGCTCGTCGGGATCATCGCTCTCGCCGACGTCCACAAGATCTCGCCGATCGACCGGGAGGCGATGCAGGTGCGCGACGTCATGACCCGGAACCCGACCGCCCTCCCGCCGTCGGCGCCGCTCATCGATGCGCTCCGGATCATAACCGGCCAGGAGATCGGGAGGATTCCCGTCGTCGAGAACGACACCCTGGTCGGGATCGTGACCCGGACGGACGTTCTGCGGGTGATGGAACTGCGGGAGGAGGAATAG
- a CDS encoding PRC-barrel domain-containing protein: MRTQITEMFGLRVYTDRAVFIGNVDDVVLDVDQKKIDALAVGELNPEIGEVKGYNGLQIPFRVVKSVGDIVIVRHIPGLFKSPAKED, encoded by the coding sequence ATGAGAACCCAGATCACAGAGATGTTCGGATTACGCGTCTATACCGACAGAGCTGTCTTTATCGGGAATGTTGACGATGTCGTGCTTGATGTGGACCAGAAGAAGATCGACGCCCTTGCGGTCGGCGAGCTCAACCCCGAGATCGGGGAGGTAAAGGGCTACAACGGGCTGCAGATCCCCTTCCGCGTCGTAAAGAGTGTCGGGGATATCGTCATCGTCCGCCACATCCCCGGGCTCTTCAAATCCCCGGCAAAAGAAGACTGA
- the ileS gene encoding isoleucine--tRNA ligase, producing the protein MKEVTGSYNPRELEAGVQDSWKRENTYARVQEVRKDGKAFFFVDGPPYTTGHIHLGTAWNKILKDAILRYHRMQGRNIIERAGYDMHGLPIEVKVEHQLGFTSKKDIEDYGIAAFIEQCRTFAVTHMEIMSEQFRQLGIWLDFDDPYQTIKAEYIESAWWAVQRAEERGLLERGHRVVNWCPRCETAIADSEVEHWDETDPSIFVKFPVTGRENEYLVIWTTTPWTLPANVAVAVSPAFTYARVAAKKDGREEILWIADELVESVLKMGRYQDYTVLERASGSDLVGTEYTSPLAGQVPHQAEIRHRVVAADYVTLENTGLVHIAPGHGWDDYLVGIQEGLEAFCPVDSGGCFTREAGAFADMYVRDANDLVIDALGDYLLARRTITHRYGHCWRCKTPIIYRATAQWFLKATEIREPMLDEIAKVKWFPEWAGSARFHDFVKDSRDWCISRQRYWGIPIPIWQCEQCGERTVIGTIAELEERSGAKVPDPHRPYVDEIVIPCSCGGEMRRVADIFDVWFDSAVASWATLGFPRKREAFDRLWPADFITEGQDQTRGWFYSQLGASTVAFGRAPYKSVLMHGFALDADGRKMSKSFGNVVTPEEVMNQFGVDVLRFYVLWANAPWDDLKFNWDSVKTIHRTLNILWNVYRFPLPYMVLDSFEPAAGDGGLWDDSFVRTHIKDMPKEDRWIISRVNSLARTTAGDMQEYQLHKVTRALASFILEDLSRWYVQLVRARMWLEEDSVEKRYAYETVYYVMRRLIALLAPFTPHIAEEIYGNLRLAGDPESVHMLDWPGVDELLIAPDLESSMEVVRSFDDAVATARQNGRRKLRWPISETVVVTGSDEVKTALEELNELALNRANARAVRVVTGRWDRILWQAEPVMRAIGPEFGRDGPKVKALIESADGTALKTAIERDGKAQLDGYEIAERHVTFAEALPEGVFAAPMKDATVYVDVTLTPALEAEGYAREVIRRIQEMRRQLDLNVDDFIVAAVDVADERVASLIADEEWQKEIAGEVRAAALTVRRNGGKPAEPFALEKDWDVEGVQMQIGISRAGE; encoded by the coding sequence GTGAAAGAGGTCACCGGCAGTTATAACCCGCGCGAACTTGAGGCGGGGGTCCAGGATTCCTGGAAACGGGAGAACACCTATGCACGCGTTCAGGAGGTGCGAAAGGATGGGAAAGCGTTCTTTTTCGTCGACGGGCCGCCGTACACCACCGGCCACATCCATCTCGGCACCGCCTGGAACAAGATCTTAAAAGACGCCATCCTCCGCTACCACCGGATGCAGGGCAGGAACATCATCGAGCGGGCCGGCTACGATATGCACGGCCTCCCTATCGAGGTGAAGGTGGAGCACCAGCTCGGGTTCACCTCCAAGAAGGATATCGAGGATTACGGAATCGCCGCATTCATCGAGCAGTGCCGGACGTTCGCCGTGACGCACATGGAGATCATGAGCGAGCAGTTCCGGCAGCTCGGCATCTGGCTCGACTTCGACGACCCCTACCAGACGATCAAGGCGGAGTACATCGAGTCCGCGTGGTGGGCGGTCCAGCGGGCGGAAGAGCGCGGGCTGCTCGAGCGCGGCCACCGTGTCGTGAACTGGTGCCCCCGGTGCGAGACGGCGATCGCCGACTCGGAGGTGGAGCACTGGGACGAGACCGACCCCTCCATCTTCGTCAAGTTCCCGGTCACCGGGCGCGAGAACGAGTACCTGGTGATCTGGACGACCACGCCATGGACGCTTCCTGCGAACGTCGCGGTGGCGGTCAGCCCCGCGTTCACCTACGCGCGGGTGGCGGCGAAGAAGGACGGCCGCGAGGAGATCCTCTGGATCGCCGACGAACTCGTCGAGTCCGTCCTGAAGATGGGCCGCTACCAGGACTACACCGTCCTTGAGCGGGCGAGCGGCAGCGACCTCGTCGGAACGGAGTACACGTCGCCGCTCGCCGGCCAGGTTCCCCACCAGGCGGAGATCCGGCACCGGGTCGTCGCGGCGGACTACGTCACGCTCGAGAACACCGGTCTCGTCCATATCGCTCCCGGACACGGGTGGGACGACTATCTGGTCGGCATCCAGGAAGGGCTCGAGGCGTTCTGCCCGGTCGATTCCGGCGGATGCTTCACCCGGGAGGCCGGGGCGTTCGCCGACATGTACGTCCGGGACGCAAACGACCTCGTCATCGACGCGCTCGGCGACTACCTCCTCGCCCGGCGGACGATCACCCACCGCTACGGCCACTGCTGGCGGTGCAAGACCCCCATCATCTACCGCGCGACCGCACAGTGGTTCCTGAAGGCCACCGAGATCCGCGAACCGATGCTTGATGAGATCGCGAAGGTGAAGTGGTTCCCCGAGTGGGCGGGAAGCGCCCGGTTCCACGACTTCGTCAAGGACTCTCGCGACTGGTGCATCTCCCGGCAGCGCTACTGGGGCATCCCCATCCCCATCTGGCAGTGCGAGCAGTGCGGCGAGCGAACCGTCATCGGCACCATCGCCGAACTCGAGGAGCGGTCGGGTGCGAAGGTTCCCGACCCGCACCGGCCCTACGTGGATGAGATCGTCATTCCGTGCTCCTGCGGCGGGGAGATGCGCCGGGTCGCCGATATCTTCGACGTCTGGTTCGACTCGGCGGTCGCGTCGTGGGCGACCCTCGGGTTCCCCAGGAAGCGCGAGGCCTTCGACCGCCTCTGGCCGGCGGACTTCATCACCGAAGGGCAGGATCAGACCCGGGGCTGGTTCTACTCCCAGCTCGGGGCGAGCACCGTGGCGTTCGGCCGCGCTCCCTACAAGAGCGTCCTGATGCACGGGTTCGCTCTCGACGCCGACGGGCGCAAGATGAGCAAGAGTTTCGGCAACGTGGTGACGCCCGAAGAAGTGATGAACCAGTTCGGCGTCGACGTTCTCCGGTTCTACGTCCTCTGGGCGAACGCTCCCTGGGACGACCTGAAGTTCAACTGGGACAGCGTCAAGACCATCCACCGGACGCTCAACATCCTCTGGAACGTCTACCGGTTCCCGCTCCCGTATATGGTTCTCGACTCGTTCGAGCCCGCCGCAGGCGACGGCGGCCTCTGGGACGACTCGTTCGTCCGGACGCATATCAAGGATATGCCCAAAGAGGATCGCTGGATAATCTCCCGGGTGAACTCGCTCGCCCGAACCACGGCCGGAGACATGCAGGAGTACCAACTCCATAAGGTGACGCGGGCGCTCGCCTCCTTCATCCTTGAGGATCTCTCCCGCTGGTACGTCCAGCTCGTCCGCGCGAGGATGTGGCTCGAGGAAGATTCGGTTGAGAAGCGGTACGCCTACGAGACGGTATATTACGTCATGCGCCGCCTGATCGCGCTCCTTGCGCCGTTCACCCCCCATATCGCCGAGGAGATCTATGGCAACCTGCGCCTTGCGGGCGACCCGGAGAGCGTCCATATGCTCGACTGGCCGGGGGTGGACGAACTCCTGATCGCGCCCGATCTCGAGAGCTCCATGGAGGTCGTCCGGTCGTTCGACGACGCGGTCGCCACCGCCCGGCAGAACGGGAGGCGGAAACTCCGCTGGCCGATCTCCGAGACCGTTGTGGTCACCGGGAGCGACGAGGTGAAGACGGCTCTCGAGGAGTTGAACGAACTCGCCCTGAACCGGGCGAACGCCCGGGCGGTCAGGGTCGTCACCGGAAGATGGGACCGGATCCTCTGGCAGGCAGAACCTGTGATGCGGGCGATCGGCCCGGAGTTCGGGAGAGATGGGCCGAAGGTCAAAGCGCTGATAGAGAGCGCGGACGGCACCGCCCTGAAAACCGCCATCGAGCGGGACGGAAAGGCCCAACTCGACGGCTACGAGATCGCCGAACGCCACGTCACCTTCGCGGAAGCCCTTCCCGAGGGCGTCTTTGCCGCGCCCATGAAGGACGCGACGGTCTACGTCGACGTCACCCTCACGCCGGCGCTGGAGGCCGAGGGATACGCCCGCGAGGTGATCCGGCGGATCCAGGAGATGCGGCGCCAGCTCGACCTGAACGTCGACGACTTCATCGTCGCGGCCGTGGACGTCGCCGACGAGCGGGTGGCCTCGCTCATCGCAGATGAGGAGTGGCAGAAGGAGATCGCCGGGGAGGTGCGGGCGGCAGCCCTCACCGTCCGCCGCAACGGCGGGAAGCCGGCGGAGCCCTTTGCGCTCGAGAAGGACTGGGACGTGGAAGGCGTGCAGATGCAGATCGGCATCTCACGCGCCGGTGAGTGA
- a CDS encoding TIGR00725 family protein yields the protein MQIAVIGRGDCSGEEYEAAETIGYLIAGNRETVCCGGLGGVMEAACRGAKEAGGTTVGILPDTGEGNPYLDIVIRTGMGHARNVVLVNSADAVIAVGGGYGTLSEIAIALKTEKPVFGLLTWKIEGVFVCATPEEAVILAVRAARLSRPSRSPRDPGESS from the coding sequence ATGCAGATTGCAGTCATCGGGCGGGGGGACTGCTCCGGGGAGGAGTACGAAGCGGCGGAGACCATCGGCTACCTCATCGCCGGGAACCGCGAGACCGTCTGCTGCGGCGGCCTCGGCGGGGTGATGGAGGCCGCCTGCAGGGGTGCAAAAGAGGCCGGCGGAACGACCGTCGGCATCCTCCCGGACACCGGGGAGGGGAACCCGTATCTCGATATCGTCATCCGTACCGGGATGGGCCACGCGAGGAACGTCGTCCTGGTAAACTCGGCCGACGCAGTGATCGCCGTTGGGGGTGGCTACGGCACGCTCTCGGAGATCGCCATCGCGCTCAAGACGGAGAAGCCCGTATTCGGCCTTCTGACCTGGAAGATAGAGGGGGTGTTTGTCTGCGCGACGCCCGAGGAGGCGGTCATCCTCGCAGTTCGCGCAGCACGCCTGTCCCGGCCGTCTCGTAGCCCCCGAGATCCCGGAGAATCTTCTTGA